A single region of the Halorussus gelatinilyticus genome encodes:
- a CDS encoding MFS transporter, producing MAKGVSTDERVSVSQVMDRIPVGRFHRRLLAICGSAWAFDGMEVIIISFTLPVLISAWGLTGLAAGLLGSASLMGMILGNWAWGRYADEHGRIDAFQWTVLTYSLFAGLTALATGFYSGFALRFLTGVGLGGALAVDTSYLSEHLPTDRRGRYLVYLDAFWPLGNVFAVGLAWLFLSALSTGGTVGVPLLGEVAGWRLLFASAAFPALLVFVIRSQLRETPYYLAQKGDVEGANDRIREIAEENDEEFTPISANSVEIGEPPSYSRLFETDLRKRTVMIALAWFAVNFGYYGVFIWLPQTVGAAGVVESVTVAGATIDSLYVYFLLIGLVQFPGYFSAAYLVEKIGRKPTLGSYLVLSGLFTFVFAASMPDVSLFGAGLSGFWPFFGGLLAASFFTLGAWGAIYAYTPELFPTEVRATGNGFAGGVGKIGAVIGPILAGALVETGYLWALLPLAVAFVLGGLLVLAFGRETMGEPLF from the coding sequence ATGGCAAAGGGCGTATCCACGGACGAGCGAGTGAGCGTCTCGCAGGTGATGGACCGGATTCCAGTCGGGCGATTCCACCGCAGACTGCTGGCCATCTGCGGGAGCGCGTGGGCCTTCGACGGGATGGAGGTCATCATCATCAGCTTCACGCTCCCGGTCCTCATCTCGGCGTGGGGACTGACCGGTCTCGCGGCCGGACTGCTGGGGAGCGCGAGCCTGATGGGGATGATACTCGGCAACTGGGCGTGGGGTCGGTACGCCGACGAACACGGCCGCATCGACGCCTTCCAGTGGACCGTCCTGACCTACTCGCTGTTCGCCGGACTGACCGCGCTCGCCACCGGCTTCTACTCCGGGTTCGCGCTCCGGTTCCTGACCGGCGTCGGGTTGGGCGGCGCGCTCGCGGTGGACACTTCCTACCTCTCGGAACACCTGCCGACCGACCGGCGCGGGCGCTACCTCGTCTACCTCGACGCATTCTGGCCGCTCGGCAACGTCTTCGCGGTCGGACTGGCGTGGCTGTTCCTCTCGGCGCTCTCGACCGGCGGGACGGTCGGGGTGCCGCTCCTCGGCGAGGTCGCCGGCTGGCGACTCCTGTTCGCCAGCGCGGCGTTCCCAGCGCTCCTCGTGTTCGTCATCCGGAGCCAACTCCGCGAGACGCCCTACTACCTCGCTCAGAAGGGCGACGTGGAGGGAGCCAACGACCGAATCCGCGAAATCGCCGAGGAGAACGACGAGGAGTTCACGCCCATCTCGGCCAACTCGGTGGAAATCGGCGAACCGCCGAGTTACTCGCGGCTCTTCGAGACCGACCTCCGCAAGCGGACGGTGATGATAGCGCTCGCGTGGTTCGCGGTCAACTTCGGCTACTACGGCGTGTTCATCTGGCTCCCCCAGACGGTCGGCGCGGCGGGCGTCGTCGAGAGCGTGACCGTCGCCGGAGCGACGATAGACAGCCTCTACGTCTACTTCCTGCTCATCGGGCTGGTCCAGTTCCCCGGCTACTTCAGCGCCGCGTACCTCGTGGAGAAGATCGGCCGCAAGCCCACGCTCGGGAGTTACCTCGTCCTCTCGGGGCTGTTCACGTTCGTCTTCGCGGCCTCGATGCCCGACGTCTCGCTGTTCGGTGCCGGACTCTCGGGCTTCTGGCCGTTCTTCGGCGGCCTGCTCGCGGCGAGTTTCTTCACGCTCGGCGCGTGGGGTGCCATCTACGCCTACACCCCCGAACTGTTCCCGACCGAGGTCCGGGCCACCGGCAACGGGTTCGCGGGCGGCGTCGGCAAAATCGGTGCGGTCATCGGGCCGATTCTGGCGGGTGCACTCGTGGAGACCGGCTACCTGTGGGCGCTCCTCCCGCTCGCTGTCGCATTCGTCCTCGGCGGACTGCTCGTCCTCGCGTTCGGCCGCGAGACGATGGGCGAACCGCTGTTCTGA
- a CDS encoding 30S ribosomal protein S8e, translated as MKDQGRSTRKRTGGRLRPSHKKKKHELGRQPTETTVGETKLRTIDARGNTEKVRALSTDVASVAADGETVQAEIQDVVENDANPNYVRRNIVTKGALVETSEGRARVTSRPGQTGNVNAVLVDE; from the coding sequence ATGAAAGACCAAGGACGTTCCACGCGGAAGCGTACCGGCGGACGACTCCGACCGTCCCACAAGAAGAAGAAGCACGAACTGGGCCGCCAGCCGACCGAGACCACCGTCGGCGAGACCAAGCTCCGAACCATCGACGCCCGCGGTAACACCGAGAAGGTCCGCGCGCTCTCGACGGACGTGGCCAGCGTCGCCGCGGACGGCGAGACGGTGCAGGCCGAGATTCAGGACGTCGTGGAGAACGACGCCAACCCGAACTACGTCCGACGGAACATCGTCACCAAGGGCGCGCTCGTCGAGACCAGCGAAGGTCGCGCTCGCGTCACCTCCCGTCCGGGCCAGACCGGCAACGTCAACGCCGTCCTCGTGGACGAATAA
- the radB gene encoding DNA repair and recombination protein RadB, which translates to MNQEFIPTGCGPLDELLGGGFEAGTVTQVYGPPAAGKTNVALGAAVEVAADGGTAVYIDTEGLSLARFQQVAEARVDAASGADDVEELTSRIIVKEAYDFAEQEEAVRDTAELAERADLVVLDSATGFYRLERAEDEEGGEALREVASQVTHLLSLARKHDLAVVLTNQVYTDPDGDRARPLGGHTLEHWTGTVVRIERFRGGNRRATLEKHRAKPAGEKVQFRITDAGLESVEDGVGV; encoded by the coding sequence GTGAATCAGGAGTTTATCCCGACCGGGTGCGGGCCGCTCGACGAGCTACTGGGCGGCGGGTTCGAGGCCGGGACCGTCACCCAGGTCTACGGCCCGCCCGCGGCGGGCAAGACGAACGTCGCCTTGGGCGCGGCGGTCGAAGTCGCCGCCGACGGCGGTACCGCGGTGTACATCGACACCGAGGGCCTGTCGCTGGCGCGCTTCCAGCAGGTCGCGGAGGCACGCGTGGACGCCGCGAGCGGCGCGGACGACGTGGAGGAGTTGACCTCCCGCATCATCGTCAAGGAGGCCTACGACTTCGCGGAGCAAGAGGAGGCCGTCCGGGACACCGCGGAGTTGGCGGAGCGGGCCGACCTCGTGGTCCTCGACAGCGCGACCGGGTTCTACCGCCTCGAACGCGCCGAGGACGAGGAGGGCGGCGAAGCCCTCCGCGAAGTCGCCAGTCAGGTCACCCACCTCCTCTCGCTGGCGCGCAAGCACGACCTCGCCGTCGTCCTGACGAATCAGGTCTACACCGACCCCGACGGCGACCGCGCCCGACCGCTCGGGGGCCACACCCTCGAACACTGGACGGGAACGGTGGTCCGCATCGAGCGATTCCGCGGGGGGAACCGCCGCGCGACGCTCGAAAAACACCGCGCCAAGCCCGCGGGCGAGAAGGTCCAGTTCCGCATCACCGACGCCGGACTGGAGTCCGTCGAGGACGGCGTCGGCGTCTGA